One Bosea sp. 685 DNA segment encodes these proteins:
- a CDS encoding argininosuccinate synthase has translation MSDKSVKKVVLAYSGGLDTSIILKWLQTTYQCEVVTFTADLGQGEELGPARDKALLLGIKPENIFIEDLREEFVRDYVFPMFRANAAYEGVYLLGTSIARPLIAKKLIEIAEKLDADAVSHGATGKGNDQVRFELTAYALKPDVVVIAPWREWDLRSREQLIAFAEQHQIPIAKNKRGEAPFSVDANLLHASSEGRVLEDPAVEVPDYVYSRTISPEDAPDKPTVISIEFEKGDAVGIDGEKLSPATLLAKLNDLGRDNGIGRLDLVENRFVGMKSRGMYETPGGTILAVAHRSIESITLDRGAAHLKDQIMPQYAELIYNGFWFSPEREMLQALIDKSQEFVAGSVRLKLYKGGVHVIGRSSPYSLYDQDLVTFEEGAVAYDHRDAAGFIKLNALRLRTLGQRKKKLGL, from the coding sequence ATGTCCGATAAAAGCGTGAAGAAGGTCGTTCTCGCCTATTCCGGCGGCCTCGACACCTCGATCATCCTGAAATGGCTGCAGACCACCTATCAATGCGAGGTCGTGACCTTCACCGCCGATCTCGGCCAGGGCGAGGAACTGGGACCGGCGCGCGACAAGGCGCTGCTGCTCGGCATCAAGCCCGAGAACATCTTCATCGAGGATCTGCGCGAGGAATTCGTGCGCGACTACGTCTTCCCGATGTTCCGCGCCAACGCCGCCTATGAGGGCGTCTACCTGCTGGGAACCTCGATCGCGCGCCCGCTGATCGCCAAGAAGCTGATCGAGATCGCCGAGAAGCTCGATGCCGACGCCGTCTCCCATGGCGCGACCGGCAAAGGCAACGACCAGGTCCGCTTCGAATTGACCGCCTATGCGCTGAAGCCCGATGTCGTGGTGATCGCGCCCTGGCGCGAATGGGATCTGCGCTCGCGTGAGCAGCTCATCGCGTTTGCCGAGCAGCACCAGATCCCGATCGCCAAGAACAAGCGCGGCGAGGCGCCGTTCTCGGTCGACGCCAACCTGCTGCACGCCTCCTCGGAAGGCCGCGTGCTGGAGGACCCGGCGGTCGAAGTGCCCGATTATGTCTATTCCCGCACGATCTCGCCGGAGGACGCGCCGGACAAGCCGACCGTGATCTCGATCGAGTTTGAGAAGGGCGATGCAGTCGGCATCGACGGCGAGAAGCTCTCGCCCGCGACGCTGCTTGCCAAGCTCAACGATCTCGGCCGCGACAACGGCATCGGCCGGCTCGACCTGGTCGAGAACCGTTTCGTCGGCATGAAGTCGCGCGGCATGTATGAGACGCCCGGCGGCACGATCCTGGCCGTCGCGCATCGTTCGATCGAGTCGATCACGCTCGACCGCGGCGCGGCCCATCTCAAGGACCAGATCATGCCGCAATATGCGGAGCTGATCTATAACGGCTTCTGGTTCTCGCCGGAACGCGAGATGCTGCAGGCGCTGATCGACAAGAGCCAGGAATTCGTCGCCGGCTCGGTGCGCCTCAAGCTCTACAAGGGCGGCGTGCACGTGATCGGCCGCTCCAGCCCCTATTCGCTCTACGACCAGGATCTCGTCACCTTCGAGGAAGGCGCCGTCGCCTATGACCATCGCGATGCGGCCGGCTTCATCAAGCTGAACGCTCTGCGGCTGCGCACGTTGGGACAGCGCAAGAAGAAGCTGGGGCTTTGA
- a CDS encoding 2-hydroxychromene-2-carboxylate isomerase, which produces MSKRPVLDFWYEFASTYSCLSALRIEALAEEAGVTLRWRPFLLGPIFAAQGWTTSPFNLFPNKGRYMWRDMARRGGRQGLSFVRPETFPQNSLIAARLALAGREAGWMPAFSKALFRAQFCEGRNIAEEAVLNAALKAAGADPGVAFPASRSEDVKGRLKAETEYAKSIGIFGAPTFVTEDGELFWGDDRLEEALDWAKDGC; this is translated from the coding sequence ATGTCGAAGCGTCCTGTTCTGGACTTCTGGTACGAGTTCGCATCGACCTATTCCTGCCTGAGTGCATTGCGGATAGAGGCTCTGGCGGAGGAGGCCGGCGTGACATTGCGTTGGCGGCCCTTTCTGCTCGGGCCGATCTTCGCTGCGCAGGGCTGGACGACGTCACCGTTCAATCTGTTCCCCAATAAGGGGCGCTATATGTGGCGCGACATGGCGCGTCGCGGCGGCCGGCAAGGGCTCAGCTTCGTGCGGCCCGAGACCTTCCCGCAGAATTCGCTGATAGCCGCCCGTCTCGCGCTGGCCGGTCGCGAAGCCGGCTGGATGCCAGCCTTCTCGAAGGCGTTGTTCCGGGCGCAGTTCTGCGAGGGCCGGAACATCGCCGAAGAGGCCGTGCTCAACGCGGCGCTCAAGGCGGCGGGCGCCGATCCAGGCGTGGCCTTTCCCGCCTCCCGCAGCGAGGACGTCAAGGGCCGGCTCAAGGCCGAGACCGAATACGCCAAGTCGATCGGCATCTTCGGGGCACCGACCTTCGTCACCGAGGATGGGGAGCTGTTCTGGGGTGACGATCGGCTCGAGGAAGCGCTCGACTGGGCCAAGGACGGGTGCTGA
- a CDS encoding GIY-YIG nuclease family protein — protein MIARIYAVYILATRMDGPLYVGFTNDLERRVAEHKSHQFSSHTAKYNIDRLVYVETFDDPSQGIEREKVIKKWRRAWKVALIERDNPDWNDLAG, from the coding sequence ATGATCGCCCGCATCTACGCCGTCTACATCCTCGCGACCCGCATGGATGGTCCGCTTTATGTAGGCTTCACCAATGATCTTGAACGTCGCGTCGCTGAGCACAAGAGCCACCAATTCTCCAGTCACACGGCGAAGTACAACATCGACCGCCTCGTCTATGTCGAGACTTTCGATGATCCATCGCAGGGGATCGAGCGGGAGAAGGTCATCAAGAAGTGGCGGAGAGCATGGAAAGTCGCGCTGATCGAGCGCGACAATCCGGATTGGAATGATCTGGCGGGCTGA